In Spirochaeta isovalerica, the genomic window GGTGAAGGATTGCTCCAGGCCCATTACGATCGCCAGAAAAAAATATGGATTTTTACAGTCAATCTGCTGCTTCTGAAAAATGATTATACCCGGGTATTCGAACAGATCCTCTATCAGGCTTTTTACAGCGTTGTGGGGGAGCGGAATTATCACCTGGTCCATTCGAGCGGCGTTATCAGGGACGGGCAGGGGTTCCTCTTTTTCGGTCCCTCCGAAGCGGGGAAAAGCACAGTGGCTTCGCTCAGTTCCCCCTATTCTGTTATTAACGATGAGATAAATATCATTGACCTGGAATCAGAGATCCCCATGCTCGTCAGCACGCCTTTCAACGGGTTATATCGCGATAAAGCAGAAGGCCGCGCTCCTCTCAAGGGGCTTTTCCTCCTAAACAAAGCTCCGCATCACCGCGTCGAAGCAATCCGGGGGGCCAAAGCTGTGAAACCTCTCGCAGGGGAGATCATTCCTCCCATCGGTCTCGATGAGATTCTGGACCCTATGACTTTTCCGTCCATGATGGACAGAGCGGCCGTGATCTGTAAAAATGTTCCTGTCTATCGGCTGGATTTTCTCCCCGACAGCGGATTCTGGGATGTTCTCAAAGAATTGTGAGGTGAATATGAACTGGACTGAAAATCTTAAAATCAATAAGGAATTCATTTCCCGTGATCTGGGTGACGAAATCGTTCTCATGTCGAAAGACGGACAGGAAATCCACAGTTTCGAAGATTCGGGCTTATGGGTATGGCAGCAGCTGCAGGAAGGGAAAACCCCTCAGGATATTCTCGGCGCGATTCTGGAAGAATATGATGTCCCGGAAGAGCGCGCTAAAGCGGATCTGGAAGATTTTTTCAATGATCTTCTGGAAAAAGGCATAGTAGAGTAAATTTATGGGTGAGCTGCGTGACAGAATCCTGGCAAAATATAAAGCCCAGAACCGCCTTAATGCCGTCATGATTGAGGTGACCCACCGTTGCCCCTGTTCGTGCATTCATTGTTATATACCCGACAATCCGCCGCCGGAACTGACTCTTGAGGAGTTTAAAATCCTCTTTTCTCAATTAAAAGAGGAAGGGGTCTTCGATCTGGGTTTTACCGGAGGTGAACCTTTTATCCGCAAGGATATGTGGGACATCCTCAAGGCCGCTTCGAAAGAGGGATTTTTTCTCACCGTTTTATCAACGGGACTTCTCTGGAAGAAAAAAGATATCGCCCGACTTAAAAAAGTCGGTGTGCAGGCGGTGGAAATATCCCTTCTCGGGGGGCGGGCGGAAACCCACGATTCCATAATGAAATTCCCCGGTGCTTTTGAACACCTGAAAAAAACCATACCTCTGCTGGCGAAAGAGGGAATCGGTGTGGTTTTGAAGACGACGCTTCTCAGGGAAAACTACAGAGAATTGCCGCTTATGGAGGAACTGGCGCGGGAACTCAAGGTGGAGTATGCCGCACTGGTAAACGTAAGCTCCCGACTGGACGGTGACAACTCCCCCCGGGACCATGCTCTCGGGGCTGAAGAGCTGAAAGAGATCCCCATGAAATATATTGTGGGACAGGAATCATTGAGTTCCTGCCACAATCAGGCATATCTGACCTGTAACGCCGGAAAAATATTCGGTTCCATCACTCCCGAAGGGGATGTGCTTCCCTGTCTCATGTTCCGCAGGCCTGTGGGAAATATAAGAAAGCAGACTCTGAAAGAGATCTGGCATGACGATCCCGATCCCTATCTCATCGATCTGCGGGAAATGAAAGATGAGGATGTGGAGGAGTGCTACAGCTGTTCCAGAAGGGATTTCTGTCCCCGTTGTCCCGCCATGGTCTACCTCGATACGGGAGATATCAAAAAAAAATCCCCGAACGCCTGCCGTATGGCAGAAGTAATTTCGGGGATAGGAGAGTCGGCGGAAACCGCCGCAAAGCAGGACCTCAATCGCAGCAAAGCACCTTAAATAAACTCGCAATGAATTTCAAAGGCGACATTTGTTCCCAGAAGTCTCCACCTGAAGATCCGTAACAGCCGAAAACACCCAGTTCGACTTTTTCGGTCTTCACTTTCGGCGGAATGTATGATTTTTTCATAGAGGCCTCCTGAAGTTACTACCATTATCTGCCTTAGTCCAACACATCACAATCAGGTGAATTTCGTATTTTATTTTTCTTTTTCATAGAAACAGATAAGAAAGTATCAATTTACTCTGGTACTTAAGTACTAATCTTTTCTAGATAGTGTGTTTTCCCCCTTCTTCAAAGCTCCCGTAAAGAGAGAGCTCATAGGCAGAGGAGACTTGTTCACGGCTTAAGCAGTTTTATCAGGGGAGACATTCCTCTGCGGGCATAAGAAGAAAAGGACTCGTCCGACGAGCTCCGGATCCAGAGAAAGGACTGAAAAATTATCTGTGATGTCAGAAGTGAGCAGTAAAAATCCGAATCCTCTTCCCGGGAAAAATCTCCGGTCTTCTGTCCCTCCAGTATTATCCGGTTCAGCAGGGGGCGTATGGGAAGGTATTCTTCAATGATAGACGGGCCGCCCTCCGGCCTGAGTTCCAACCTGTAAATCTGGGAGACAATATCCTTTCCTTTCCGTTCGTAATAATGATAGAGCGCGGCAAGAAGCTTTTCCAGCTTTACAGACGGGGCTGTGCCTTCCATCGAATTCATCAGAGCCGTCATTTCCTCCCCTTCGCGGCGGATTATTTCCAGCAGAATTCCATCCATCGATTTGAAATGGTGATAGAACGTTCCCTGCGCGATGCCCGAAGCGGAACAGATATCGCTGAGAGTGACATTTTCGATCCCTTTTTCATGAATCAGTTTGATAGAAGAATCAATAATTCTCAGTCTGGTTTTCATTCCCTTCGGGGTTATTTTCTCGCTCATCATCTCACTTTAGCAGATTCCTCATGGTCCGGCAATAAAAACCGAGTGTACTCGGAAATATTGACAGAGTCTAGTTTCGGAAGTATTCTTTAAAAATACCGGATACGCCGGGAAAAGGAGAATTATGCTATGGGTTCCCTCTTGCAAGGTTCCGTATCTCCGCAATTGAAAAATAACCGGGAGAAAAGCTGTGTCATCGTCTCATGCGCACCGGAGCTGGATTATTCCCGGGATTATGTAGCCCTGCCGAAAAACTACGGAACGGCGGCCTATTTTGCCCGAGAGGATGTTCAGGCTATCAGAGATACGGTTTTTTGCAATCTTGATGATCTGAACGAACAGACAGGATTCTCCGAAAAGATCAGGAACCGGCGGGTTCTCATTAAACCGAATTTCGTCGGCGTGTATCATAAAGCGGGTTTCCGCGATGATGATTATCCCGAATCGACCGATCCCCGGGTTCTCGATTCCATTGTGGAATATGTTCTGCAGTATACTGATGATATCATCATCGTCGAAGGTTCCGGGGCACCCGTAACCAGAGTCATGGCGAAGATAAACGGAACCGACAGGCTTGTCAAATTCCGGAAGATCCGCTTCGAAGCCGTGGAGGAACAGCCGGTGGACCGCTATCTGCTCCCCAAAGCCCAGGTGATGAAAGAGGTATACATTCCCTCTCTTTTCAGCGAGGTTGTCCGCGGGGAAGCGTTTTATATCTCTGTCCCCAAAATGAAAACCAATCTCTACACGGGCGTAACCCTGGGCTTCAAAAATGCCATGGGCAGCCTCTCGACCCATATGCGTTACAGGAACCACAATTACAATATCAATAAAAAACTGGTGGATCTTCTCTATCTGTTCAAACCTGATCTGACGGTTATCGACGGGATTATCGGAGGGGAGGGTAACACTCCGGCTCCTCTCGACCCCGTAGATGCCCGTCTGATTATCAGCGGAACCAATTCGGTGGAAACCGACCGGGTGGCTACCAGAATTATGGGCATCGATCCCTCAACGATCGAACTTATGAATGAAGCGGACAAGTTGGGATTCAACGATCCCGATACGGTTGTTATCGGAGGCGATATCGATCCCATACCCTGGAGGAAAGCTGATACAAGCCTGATCTCCGGCAATATGGCAGAGAACTTTCCCCATATCAGATTTCTTGCCGGCGCTACGAAAAACGGGGCTCCGAAACCAGATTCTCCTGAAAACGTCGATCTGAAAACTATACAGGCCATGGAACAGGTCTGTCCGGGAGGATGTCTGCCGTCGGTTATCATGACTTTCGAGTACTACCGCTATATGAAAAACTTCAATCCCGACCGTTTCCGCGATGCCGTTGTGCTGATCGGAGCCGGTTCAAAAATAGGTGAAAGCTACTATTACTTCGATAAAGAGGGGAAAGCCTACAGCCGGGAAGAAATTAAACAGCTGCCCGGAAAGAAAATCGCCGTGGGAAGCTGCACTTCCTGGATGGAAGGGGAAACCGATTATTACTTCGAGGGTTGCACC contains:
- a CDS encoding PqqD family protein, translating into MNWTENLKINKEFISRDLGDEIVLMSKDGQEIHSFEDSGLWVWQQLQEGKTPQDILGAILEEYDVPEERAKADLEDFFNDLLEKGIVE
- a CDS encoding radical SAM/SPASM domain-containing protein, which produces MGELRDRILAKYKAQNRLNAVMIEVTHRCPCSCIHCYIPDNPPPELTLEEFKILFSQLKEEGVFDLGFTGGEPFIRKDMWDILKAASKEGFFLTVLSTGLLWKKKDIARLKKVGVQAVEISLLGGRAETHDSIMKFPGAFEHLKKTIPLLAKEGIGVVLKTTLLRENYRELPLMEELARELKVEYAALVNVSSRLDGDNSPRDHALGAEELKEIPMKYIVGQESLSSCHNQAYLTCNAGKIFGSITPEGDVLPCLMFRRPVGNIRKQTLKEIWHDDPDPYLIDLREMKDEDVEECYSCSRRDFCPRCPAMVYLDTGDIKKKSPNACRMAEVISGIGESAETAAKQDLNRSKAP
- a CDS encoding TetR/AcrR family transcriptional regulator, giving the protein MSEKITPKGMKTRLRIIDSSIKLIHEKGIENVTLSDICSASGIAQGTFYHHFKSMDGILLEIIRREGEEMTALMNSMEGTAPSVKLEKLLAALYHYYERKGKDIVSQIYRLELRPEGGPSIIEEYLPIRPLLNRIILEGQKTGDFSREEDSDFYCSLLTSQIIFQSFLWIRSSSDESFSSYARRGMSPLIKLLKP
- a CDS encoding DUF362 domain-containing protein; translation: MGSLLQGSVSPQLKNNREKSCVIVSCAPELDYSRDYVALPKNYGTAAYFAREDVQAIRDTVFCNLDDLNEQTGFSEKIRNRRVLIKPNFVGVYHKAGFRDDDYPESTDPRVLDSIVEYVLQYTDDIIIVEGSGAPVTRVMAKINGTDRLVKFRKIRFEAVEEQPVDRYLLPKAQVMKEVYIPSLFSEVVRGEAFYISVPKMKTNLYTGVTLGFKNAMGSLSTHMRYRNHNYNINKKLVDLLYLFKPDLTVIDGIIGGEGNTPAPLDPVDARLIISGTNSVETDRVATRIMGIDPSTIELMNEADKLGFNDPDTVVIGGDIDPIPWRKADTSLISGNMAENFPHIRFLAGATKNGAPKPDSPENVDLKTIQAMEQVCPGGCLPSVIMTFEYYRYMKNFNPDRFRDAVVLIGAGSKIGESYYYFDKEGKAYSREEIKQLPGKKIAVGSCTSWMEGETDYYFEGCTAHVLKLTQGLNRALGVENPMIKTFLKKPAYVLEIFKIMRRRIKLVRRGIPVDVDLCLEDKIFEGRNLTEEEKTLDYIPIDIPLLSKADRKKQIKYIKDTLK